In Streptomyces dangxiongensis, one DNA window encodes the following:
- a CDS encoding FhaA domain-containing protein produces MGVLKKFEQRLEGLVNGTFAKVFKSEVQPVEIAGALQRECDNNATIWNRDRTVVPNDFIVELSAPDHERLSPYSGQLGDELAGMVRDYAKQQRYTFMGPIKVTLEKAEDLDTGLYRVRSRTLASSSNQQGQAPAAPAGRPGPPGGPTGAGAPGGYGPAPAAPAGPPPMPAAPPPGARPGGYGYPQPATQRPAAAPMSGARTRYWIEINGTRHQISRPTLVLGRSTDADVRIDDPGVSRRHCEIRTGTPSTIQDLGSTNGIVVDGQHTTRATLRDGSRIVVGSTTVIYRQAEG; encoded by the coding sequence ATGGGAGTCCTGAAAAAGTTCGAGCAGCGTCTCGAAGGTCTGGTGAACGGCACCTTCGCCAAGGTCTTCAAGTCCGAGGTCCAGCCCGTGGAGATCGCCGGAGCGCTCCAGCGGGAGTGCGACAACAACGCCACCATCTGGAACCGTGACCGGACCGTCGTACCCAACGACTTCATCGTGGAGCTGAGCGCGCCCGACCACGAGCGCCTCAGCCCCTACTCCGGGCAGCTCGGCGACGAGCTGGCCGGAATGGTGCGCGACTACGCCAAGCAGCAGCGCTACACCTTCATGGGACCGATCAAGGTCACCCTGGAAAAGGCCGAGGACCTGGACACCGGCCTGTACCGGGTGCGCTCGCGCACCCTCGCCTCCTCCAGCAACCAGCAGGGCCAGGCACCCGCCGCACCGGCCGGGCGGCCCGGCCCTCCAGGCGGCCCCACGGGCGCCGGCGCCCCGGGCGGCTACGGCCCCGCGCCCGCCGCGCCCGCCGGACCGCCCCCGATGCCGGCCGCGCCGCCCCCCGGCGCCCGCCCCGGCGGCTACGGCTACCCGCAGCCCGCCACCCAGCGACCCGCCGCCGCCCCGATGAGCGGCGCGCGCACCCGCTACTGGATCGAGATCAACGGCACCCGCCACCAGATCTCCCGCCCGACGCTGGTGCTGGGCCGCAGCACCGACGCCGACGTGCGGATCGACGACCCGGGCGTCTCCCGCCGGCACTGCGAGATCCGGACCGGAACGCCCTCGACGATCCAGGATCTCGGCTCCACCAACGGCATCGTGGTGGACGGGCAGCACACCACCCGCGCTACGCTCCGCGACGGCTCGCGGATCGTCGTGGGCAGCACCACCGTTATCTATAGGCAAGCCGAAGGGTGA
- the paaB gene encoding 1,2-phenylacetyl-CoA epoxidase subunit PaaB, with product MSTTDWPLWEVFVRSRRGLSHTHAGSLHAPDAALALRNARDLYTRRGEGVSIWVVPAAAITASSPDEKDPFFEPAADKPYRHPTFYEIPEGVKHL from the coding sequence ATGAGCACCACCGACTGGCCCCTGTGGGAGGTCTTCGTGCGCTCCCGGCGCGGCCTCTCCCACACCCACGCCGGCAGCCTGCACGCCCCCGACGCCGCGCTGGCCCTGCGCAACGCCCGCGACCTGTACACCCGGCGCGGTGAGGGCGTCTCGATCTGGGTGGTGCCGGCCGCCGCGATCACCGCGTCGTCACCGGACGAGAAGGACCCGTTCTTCGAGCCGGCCGCCGACAAGCCCTACCGGCACCCGACCTTCTACGAGATCCCGGAAGGTGTGAAGCACCTGTGA
- a CDS encoding TrmH family RNA methyltransferase codes for MTDPLARWRAHAEDAVLLDGFHALKHAVRFGAEVPVAVTTDREAALTLAGELAGDVRDTLDALLTEVSGPAYAALVPRPHPTGVAALAVRPSRAAGLRALARTPRTAPVVVLDNPRNLGNAGAVIRLAAGFGATGVVTTGTLDPWHPAVVRGGAGLHFATTVEHLDVGDLPAGPLFALDPEGEDIRGTRLPDDAVLAFGSERTGLSAELRARADHLLRLPMRPQVSSYNLATSVAMTLYHWSADGTPGDAP; via the coding sequence ATGACCGACCCGCTGGCCCGCTGGCGCGCACACGCCGAGGACGCCGTGCTGCTCGACGGCTTCCACGCCCTGAAGCACGCGGTGCGCTTCGGGGCCGAGGTGCCGGTGGCGGTCACCACCGACCGGGAGGCCGCGCTCACCCTCGCCGGGGAGCTGGCCGGGGACGTACGGGACACGCTGGACGCCCTGCTGACGGAGGTGTCCGGGCCGGCGTACGCCGCCCTCGTCCCCCGCCCGCATCCGACCGGCGTGGCCGCGCTCGCCGTGCGGCCGTCGCGCGCGGCCGGTCTGCGGGCGCTCGCCCGCACGCCGCGCACCGCGCCCGTCGTGGTCCTGGACAACCCCCGCAACCTCGGCAACGCCGGTGCCGTGATCCGGCTGGCCGCCGGTTTCGGGGCCACCGGTGTGGTCACCACGGGCACGCTGGACCCGTGGCATCCGGCGGTGGTGCGCGGCGGCGCGGGCCTGCACTTCGCGACCACCGTGGAACACCTCGACGTCGGTGACCTGCCCGCCGGCCCGCTGTTCGCCCTCGACCCGGAGGGCGAGGACATCCGCGGCACCCGGCTGCCCGACGACGCCGTGCTGGCCTTCGGCTCGGAACGCACCGGCCTCTCCGCGGAGCTGCGGGCCCGTGCCGACCACCTCCTGCGCCTGCCGATGCGCCCTCAGGTCTCCAGCTACAACCTGGCCACCAGCGTGGCGATGACGCTGTACCACTGGAGCGCTGACGGCACGCCCGGGGACGCGCCCTAG
- a CDS encoding HTTM domain-containing protein has translation MNELSLALSRGVARVTEAALGPYQSAVIRIGFSVTWLLFLLREFPHRQELYGPTGPWGWNLAKQLTADNHAFTALLWSDSRLWFECCYTLAILASAALLLGWRTRTASLLFMVGVLSLQNRSVFVGDGGDNVLHLMSFYLVFTRCGQVWSLDARRAARAEAARARAEHVAADRVGPVLWAVLGSALGAVTLSGRFDNGWLIPALLWTAWAALGLWWAVGRREAWDQPRILLDVVANVLNNGALAVIMAEACLIYATAGWYKIQGSRWQDGTAVYYPLHLDYFSPWPGLADLMSSSGTIMMAVAYGTVMVQVAFPFALFNRRVKNVLLVVMMTEHAVIAVVLGLPFFSLAMIAADAVFLPTGFLRRLGGLTARARGRLVRRGGRTVPPPRSSEEATPGRVGFTA, from the coding sequence GTGAACGAGCTGTCCCTGGCACTGTCACGCGGTGTCGCCCGGGTCACCGAGGCGGCCCTCGGCCCCTACCAGAGCGCTGTGATCCGGATCGGTTTCTCCGTGACCTGGCTGCTCTTCCTGCTGCGCGAGTTCCCCCACCGCCAGGAGCTGTACGGCCCCACCGGACCGTGGGGCTGGAACCTCGCCAAGCAGTTGACGGCCGACAACCACGCCTTCACGGCGCTGCTGTGGTCCGACAGCCGGCTCTGGTTCGAGTGCTGCTACACGCTGGCGATCCTCGCGAGCGCCGCCCTGCTGCTCGGCTGGCGCACCCGGACCGCCTCCCTGCTGTTCATGGTGGGCGTGCTGTCGCTCCAGAACCGCAGCGTCTTCGTCGGTGACGGCGGTGACAACGTCCTGCACCTGATGTCCTTCTACCTGGTGTTCACGCGCTGCGGCCAGGTGTGGTCCCTCGACGCGCGGCGCGCGGCACGCGCCGAGGCGGCACGCGCGCGTGCCGAGCACGTGGCCGCCGACCGGGTGGGACCGGTGCTGTGGGCGGTGCTCGGCTCGGCGCTCGGCGCGGTCACGCTGAGCGGCCGCTTCGACAACGGCTGGCTGATCCCCGCGCTGCTGTGGACGGCCTGGGCGGCGCTCGGCCTGTGGTGGGCCGTCGGCCGCCGTGAGGCCTGGGACCAGCCCCGCATCCTGCTGGACGTCGTCGCCAACGTCCTGAACAACGGAGCCCTGGCCGTGATCATGGCGGAGGCCTGTCTGATCTACGCCACGGCGGGCTGGTACAAGATCCAGGGCTCGCGCTGGCAGGACGGCACCGCCGTCTACTACCCGCTGCACCTGGACTACTTCTCGCCCTGGCCCGGACTCGCCGACCTGATGTCCTCCAGTGGCACCATCATGATGGCCGTGGCCTACGGGACCGTCATGGTGCAGGTCGCCTTTCCGTTCGCCCTGTTCAACCGGCGGGTCAAGAACGTCCTGCTGGTGGTGATGATGACCGAGCACGCGGTGATCGCGGTCGTCCTCGGCCTGCCGTTCTTCTCGCTGGCGATGATCGCGGCGGACGCGGTGTTCCTGCCGACGGGCTTCCTGCGCCGGCTGGGCGGCCTGACGGCACGCGCGCGTGGACGGCTCGTGCGGCGCGGCGGACGTACGGTGCCGCCGCCACGCTCCTCCGAGGAGGCCACGCCGGGCCGCGTAGGGTTCACCGCATGA
- a CDS encoding 2Fe-2S iron-sulfur cluster-binding protein translates to MARFHPLPVAAVDPLTEDSVALTLSVPPGLREEYRHRPGQHLALRRRVDGTEIRRTYSICSPAPDPAGGGPGTLRVGVRLVEGGAFSSYALKEIAVGDELEVMTPAGRFTLDPAPGLYAAVVGGSGITPVLSIVTTLLAREPAARFCLIRSDRTAASTMFLEEVADLKDRYPERFQLVTVLSREEQQAGLPSGRLDRDRLAGLLPALLPVERVAGWFLCGPYGLVEDAERALRELGVDRSRIHQEIFHVDAGTASVVTASAPAHSTVTARLDGRGGTWPVREGESLLETVLRNRTDAPYACRGGVCGTCRAFLVSGEVRMDRNFALEKEETEAGYVLACQSHPLTEKVELDFDR, encoded by the coding sequence ATGGCACGCTTCCACCCGCTCCCGGTGGCCGCGGTCGACCCGCTCACCGAGGACTCCGTCGCCCTCACCCTCAGCGTCCCGCCGGGGCTGCGCGAGGAGTACCGGCACCGGCCCGGCCAGCATCTCGCGCTGCGCCGCCGGGTCGACGGCACGGAGATCCGGCGCACCTACTCGATCTGCTCCCCCGCCCCCGACCCGGCCGGCGGTGGGCCGGGCACCCTGCGGGTGGGGGTGCGGCTGGTCGAGGGCGGTGCCTTCTCCTCGTACGCGCTGAAGGAGATCGCCGTCGGTGACGAGCTGGAGGTGATGACCCCGGCGGGCCGTTTCACCCTGGACCCGGCGCCGGGGCTGTACGCGGCGGTGGTCGGCGGCAGCGGCATCACCCCGGTGCTGTCCATCGTCACCACACTGCTGGCACGCGAGCCGGCGGCCCGGTTCTGCCTGATACGCAGCGACCGCACGGCCGCCTCGACGATGTTCCTGGAGGAGGTCGCGGATCTGAAGGACCGCTATCCCGAGCGGTTCCAGCTGGTGACCGTGCTCTCCCGGGAGGAGCAGCAGGCGGGCCTGCCGTCGGGCCGGCTCGACCGGGACCGGCTGGCGGGGCTGCTGCCGGCGCTGCTGCCGGTGGAGCGCGTGGCGGGCTGGTTCCTGTGCGGGCCGTACGGGCTGGTCGAGGACGCGGAGCGGGCACTGCGCGAGCTGGGCGTGGACCGGTCGCGGATCCATCAGGAGATCTTCCACGTGGACGCGGGGACCGCCTCGGTGGTCACCGCCTCGGCGCCCGCGCACAGCACCGTCACCGCGCGGCTGGACGGACGCGGCGGCACCTGGCCGGTGCGGGAGGGCGAGTCGCTGCTGGAGACGGTGCTGCGCAACCGGACCGACGCGCCGTACGCCTGCAGGGGCGGGGTGTGCGGGACCTGCCGGGCCTTCCTGGTCTCGGGCGAGGTCCGCATGGACCGCAACTTCGCGCTGGAGAAGGAGGAGACGGAGGCCGGGTACGTGCTGGCCTGTCAGTCGCATCCGCTGACGGAGAAGGTGGAGCTGGACTTCGACCGCTGA
- a CDS encoding rhodanese-like domain-containing protein, which translates to MPTVPVTDLKDGDFLLDVREDDEWQAGHAEGALHIPISEFVARYGELTEAAPQDGRVHVICRSGGRSAQVTMYLVQQGIDAVNVDGGMQYWHATGRPVVTDEGKPGFVL; encoded by the coding sequence GTGCCCACGGTCCCGGTCACCGACCTCAAGGACGGCGACTTCCTGCTGGACGTCCGGGAGGACGACGAGTGGCAGGCGGGTCACGCCGAGGGAGCGCTGCACATCCCCATCAGTGAGTTCGTGGCCCGGTACGGCGAGCTGACCGAGGCCGCCCCGCAGGACGGCCGCGTCCACGTCATCTGCCGTTCGGGCGGCCGCTCGGCCCAGGTGACCATGTACCTGGTCCAGCAGGGCATCGACGCGGTGAACGTCGACGGCGGCATGCAGTACTGGCACGCCACCGGCCGCCCGGTGGTCACCGACGAAGGCAAGCCGGGCTTCGTCCTGTAA
- the paaD gene encoding 1,2-phenylacetyl-CoA epoxidase subunit PaaD yields MVTATALEAELLELAGAVPDPELPVLTLRELGVLRGVRVHGTDTVDVDLTPTYTGCPAVEAMSLDIERVLRAHGMREVTVRTVLTPAWSTDDITPEGRRKLQEFGIAPPRLHAASDPVPLTLGPTRTHGTETGIHGAADPVRCPHCGSADTELLSRFSSTACKALRRCLACREPFDHFKEL; encoded by the coding sequence ATGGTGACCGCGACCGCCCTGGAGGCGGAGCTGCTGGAGCTGGCCGGCGCGGTGCCGGACCCCGAACTGCCCGTGCTCACCCTGCGGGAGCTGGGTGTGCTGCGCGGGGTGCGCGTGCACGGCACGGACACGGTGGACGTCGACCTGACCCCGACCTACACCGGCTGCCCGGCCGTCGAGGCGATGAGCCTCGACATCGAACGGGTCCTGCGTGCCCACGGGATGCGCGAGGTGACCGTCCGCACCGTGCTCACGCCCGCCTGGTCGACCGACGACATCACCCCCGAAGGGCGGCGGAAACTCCAGGAGTTCGGCATCGCGCCCCCGCGCCTGCACGCCGCCTCCGACCCGGTCCCGCTGACGCTCGGCCCGACCCGCACGCACGGCACGGAGACCGGCATTCACGGCGCCGCGGATCCCGTCCGCTGCCCGCACTGCGGCTCGGCCGACACCGAGCTGCTGAGCCGCTTCTCCTCGACCGCCTGCAAGGCGCTGCGCCGCTGTCTGGCCTGCCGTGAACCGTTCGACCACTTCAAGGAGTTGTGA
- the paaC gene encoding 1,2-phenylacetyl-CoA epoxidase subunit PaaC yields MTAALALGDDALVLSHRLGEWAGHAPVLEEEVALANIALDLLGQARVLLSLAGDEDELAYLREERAFRNLQLVEQPNGDFAHTIARQLYFSVYQQLLYGELATGDGPFAPLAAKAVKEVAYHRDHAEQWTLRLGDGTRTGHERMQRACDALWRFTGEMFQPVEGLDVDWPVLEARWLEYAGDVLGRATLTVPQGPRTGAWAAGAGRQGLHTEPFGRMLAEMQHLHRSHPGASW; encoded by the coding sequence GTGACCGCCGCGCTCGCCCTGGGCGACGACGCCCTGGTGCTCTCCCACCGCCTGGGGGAGTGGGCCGGGCACGCCCCGGTCCTGGAGGAGGAGGTCGCCCTCGCCAACATCGCCCTGGACCTGCTCGGGCAGGCACGGGTGCTGCTGTCACTGGCCGGCGACGAGGACGAGCTGGCCTACCTCCGCGAGGAGCGCGCCTTCCGCAACCTCCAGCTGGTCGAGCAGCCGAACGGCGACTTCGCGCACACCATCGCCCGCCAGCTCTACTTCTCCGTGTACCAGCAACTGCTCTACGGCGAACTGGCCACCGGTGACGGCCCGTTCGCGCCGCTCGCCGCCAAGGCGGTCAAGGAGGTCGCCTACCACCGCGACCACGCCGAGCAGTGGACGCTGCGGCTCGGTGACGGCACACGGACCGGCCACGAGCGGATGCAGCGGGCCTGCGACGCGCTGTGGCGGTTCACCGGGGAGATGTTCCAGCCGGTGGAGGGCCTGGACGTCGACTGGCCGGTGCTGGAGGCACGCTGGCTGGAGTACGCCGGCGACGTGCTCGGCCGGGCCACCCTCACCGTCCCGCAGGGACCGCGCACCGGGGCCTGGGCGGCGGGCGCCGGCCGGCAGGGCCTGCACACCGAACCGTTCGGCCGGATGCTCGCCGAGATGCAGCACCTGCACCGAAGCCATCCGGGGGCGTCATGGTGA
- the paaA gene encoding 1,2-phenylacetyl-CoA epoxidase subunit PaaA: MATAAAQRTARTEADGARTDTAAYQSAFDAAVAADERIEPRDWMPDAYRATLVRQIAQHAHSEIIGMQPEANWITRAPSLRRKAILMAKVQDEAGHGLYLYSAAETLGTGRDELLGKLHSGRQKYSSIFNYPTLTWADVGAIGWLVDGAAITNQVPLCRCSYGPYARAMVRICKEESFHQRQGYELLLALSRGTPEQHAMAQDAVDRWWWPSLMMFGPPDDESQHSAQSMEWKIKRHSNDELRQRFVDICVPQAASLGLTLPDPDLRWNEERGHHDFGAIDWTEFWEVLKGNGPCNEQRITQRRRAHDEGAWVREAAAAYAAKHTGNTGSTGSTGSTDETGATRA, from the coding sequence ATGGCCACAGCAGCCGCGCAGCGCACGGCCCGTACGGAGGCGGACGGCGCCCGCACCGACACGGCGGCCTACCAGAGCGCCTTCGACGCGGCCGTGGCCGCCGACGAACGCATCGAACCGCGTGACTGGATGCCCGACGCCTACCGGGCGACGCTGGTCCGGCAGATCGCCCAGCACGCGCACTCCGAGATCATCGGCATGCAGCCGGAGGCCAACTGGATCACGCGCGCGCCCTCCCTGCGCCGCAAGGCGATCCTGATGGCCAAGGTCCAGGACGAGGCCGGCCACGGCCTGTATCTGTACAGCGCGGCCGAGACCCTCGGCACCGGCCGCGACGAGCTGCTCGGCAAACTGCACTCCGGCCGGCAGAAGTACTCCTCGATCTTCAACTACCCGACGCTGACCTGGGCCGACGTCGGCGCGATCGGCTGGCTGGTGGACGGCGCCGCGATCACCAACCAGGTCCCCCTGTGCCGCTGCTCCTACGGCCCGTACGCCCGCGCGATGGTGCGGATCTGCAAGGAGGAGTCCTTCCACCAGCGCCAGGGTTACGAACTGCTGCTGGCCCTGAGCAGGGGCACCCCGGAGCAGCACGCCATGGCGCAGGACGCGGTGGACCGCTGGTGGTGGCCGTCGCTGATGATGTTCGGCCCGCCCGACGACGAGTCCCAGCACTCCGCGCAGTCGATGGAGTGGAAGATCAAACGCCACTCCAACGACGAGCTGCGCCAGCGCTTCGTCGACATCTGCGTCCCGCAGGCCGCCTCCCTGGGCCTCACCCTCCCCGACCCGGACCTGCGGTGGAACGAGGAGCGGGGACACCACGACTTCGGAGCGATCGACTGGACCGAGTTCTGGGAGGTCCTCAAGGGCAACGGGCCGTGCAACGAACAGCGGATCACCCAGCGCAGGCGCGCCCACGACGAGGGCGCATGGGTACGGGAAGCGGCCGCGGCCTACGCGGCCAAGCACACCGGCAACACCGGCAGCACCGGCAGCACCGGCAGCACCGATGAGACAGGAGCGACGCGAGCATGA
- a CDS encoding DUF5819 family protein: MDAYDEDPRGPQGPDGSAGTRLPEEPPQHPPPPPRTGVAALSPRYQVGAALALAVVAVAACVHVLMVFLSLAPANTVTKQHGKAIEEWLYPEFEQNWKLFAPNPLQQNIAVQVRAQVRLHDAGVRTTGWTDLSAQDGAAIDGNLVPSHTQQNELRRAWDYFAATHGADNRPVGLRGSLSEQYLRRIVVMRLYRDDPTSREGVIQRVQVRSSTTNVQPPAWSRERVSDKPVYRLMPWWSLTADEAAGGVR; this comes from the coding sequence ATGGACGCGTACGACGAGGACCCGAGGGGCCCGCAGGGCCCGGACGGGTCGGCCGGGACGCGTCTCCCGGAAGAGCCGCCACAGCACCCGCCGCCCCCGCCCCGCACCGGAGTCGCCGCGCTCTCCCCCCGTTACCAGGTCGGCGCCGCGCTGGCGCTCGCGGTGGTCGCCGTCGCCGCCTGCGTGCACGTGCTGATGGTGTTCCTCAGCCTCGCGCCCGCCAACACGGTGACCAAGCAGCACGGCAAGGCGATAGAGGAGTGGCTCTATCCGGAGTTCGAGCAGAACTGGAAGCTGTTCGCGCCGAACCCGCTGCAGCAGAACATCGCCGTCCAGGTGCGCGCCCAGGTGCGCCTGCACGACGCAGGCGTGCGCACCACCGGCTGGACCGATCTCTCGGCCCAGGACGGCGCCGCCATCGACGGCAACCTGGTGCCCAGCCACACACAGCAGAACGAGCTGCGCCGGGCCTGGGACTATTTCGCGGCCACGCACGGCGCCGACAACCGGCCCGTGGGGCTGCGCGGCTCCCTCTCCGAGCAGTACCTGCGGCGGATCGTGGTGATGCGCCTGTACCGGGACGATCCGACTAGCCGGGAGGGTGTGATCCAGCGCGTGCAGGTCCGCTCCAGCACCACCAACGTCCAGCCGCCGGCGTGGAGCCGTGAGCGGGTCTCCGACAAGCCCGTCTACCGTCTGATGCCCTGGTGGTCCCTGACGGCCGACGAGGCGGCGGGAGGCGTGCGGTGA
- a CDS encoding DUF2252 domain-containing protein: MTGTGVAVVGDGAEGGEGAGRGTRRLPRVRGFAQWPPQDSPKKEGKALRASVPRGAHRTLDLDSARPDAVGAVVESNAGRLPELTPIRVGRMAATPFAFLRGSAGLMAYDLARTPVTGIGTQICGDAHAANFGLYGDARGGLVIDLNDFDETVHGPWEWDLKRLATSLVLAGRGAGADEDTCRAAARDATGAYRRTMRLLAALPVLDAWNAIADEELVSHTDAHDLLGTLERVSEKARANTSGRFAAKSTEALTDGGRRFVDAPPVLREIPDAEAAAVAASLESYAGTLGEDRHPLLARHAVHDVAFRVVGTGSVGTRSYVVLLLDHRGEPLVLQVKEARPSALVPHLATAGFEAPPVEHEGRRVVLGQKRMQVVSDILLGWTTVEGRPYQVRQFRNRKGSVDPAALAADQVDDYGRMTGALLARAHSHSADPRLIAGYCGKNEELDEAVADFAVAYADRTEADHADLLAGVRAGRIAAESGV; the protein is encoded by the coding sequence ATGACCGGAACCGGTGTGGCGGTCGTGGGGGACGGGGCCGAGGGCGGCGAGGGGGCGGGCCGGGGCACGCGTCGGTTGCCCCGGGTCCGCGGATTCGCCCAGTGGCCGCCGCAGGACTCGCCGAAGAAGGAGGGCAAGGCGCTCAGGGCGAGCGTGCCGCGCGGCGCGCACCGCACCCTCGACCTGGACTCCGCCCGCCCCGACGCGGTGGGCGCGGTGGTCGAGTCCAACGCCGGGCGGCTGCCCGAGCTGACCCCGATACGGGTGGGCCGGATGGCGGCCACCCCGTTCGCCTTCCTGCGCGGCTCGGCCGGGCTGATGGCGTACGACCTGGCCCGCACCCCCGTGACCGGCATCGGCACCCAGATCTGCGGTGACGCGCACGCAGCCAACTTCGGCCTGTACGGCGACGCCCGCGGTGGGCTGGTCATCGACCTCAACGACTTCGACGAGACCGTGCACGGCCCCTGGGAGTGGGACCTGAAGCGACTCGCGACCTCCCTGGTGCTCGCCGGGCGCGGGGCCGGCGCCGACGAGGACACCTGCCGAGCGGCGGCCCGGGACGCGACCGGCGCCTACCGGCGCACCATGCGCCTGCTCGCCGCCCTGCCCGTCCTGGACGCCTGGAACGCCATCGCCGACGAGGAACTGGTCTCCCACACCGACGCCCACGACCTGCTCGGCACGCTGGAGCGGGTCTCGGAGAAGGCGCGGGCCAACACCAGCGGCCGGTTCGCGGCGAAGTCGACCGAGGCGCTGACGGACGGCGGACGCCGGTTCGTGGACGCCCCGCCGGTCCTGCGCGAGATCCCGGACGCCGAGGCCGCGGCCGTCGCCGCGTCCCTGGAGTCCTACGCCGGCACCCTCGGCGAGGACCGGCACCCGCTGCTCGCCCGGCACGCGGTCCACGACGTGGCCTTCCGGGTGGTCGGCACCGGCAGCGTCGGCACCCGGTCGTACGTCGTGCTGCTCCTCGACCACCGTGGGGAGCCGCTGGTGCTCCAGGTGAAGGAGGCCCGCCCTTCGGCGCTCGTCCCGCACCTGGCCACGGCCGGTTTCGAGGCGCCACCCGTGGAGCACGAGGGGCGCCGGGTGGTCCTCGGGCAGAAGCGGATGCAGGTGGTCAGCGACATCCTGCTGGGCTGGACGACCGTCGAGGGGCGGCCGTACCAGGTGCGACAGTTCCGCAACCGCAAGGGCAGCGTCGACCCGGCCGCGCTCGCCGCCGACCAGGTCGACGACTACGGCCGCATGACCGGCGCCCTGCTGGCCCGGGCCCACTCCCACAGCGCCGACCCCCGGCTGATCGCCGGGTACTGCGGGAAGAACGAGGAGCTGGACGAGGCGGTGGCCGACTTCGCCGTCGCCTACGCCGACCGCACCGAGGCGGACCACGCCGACCTGCTCGCGGGCGTCCGGGCGGGACGGATCGCGGCCGAGTCGGGGGTGTGA